The following nucleotide sequence is from Microbacterium arborescens.
GACGTGCTCTCCCCACCCACCGCGCCGCAGCGCCTGCGCGCCTCCGCCGTCAACGGATCGCCCGCTCTCCTCGCACTCGTCGCGCTCATCGCGATCTTCGCCGTGACCGCCGTCCTGCAGCCCGGGATCCTCAGCGTGCCTGGCCTGACCCTGATGCTGATGTCGTCGGTGCCGCTCGTGCTCGCCGCCCAAGCGCAGATGATCATGATGGCCGTCGGCGACATCGACCTGAGCGTCGGCTATCTCGTCGGCCTCATCACGGTCATCGCGGCGACGCTTCTGCGGGAGACCCCCGCCCTCGCGATCGCCATGATCGCCGGCATCCTCGTCGTGTACGCACTGCTCGCCTGGGTGGTGCAGCGCCGCGGGGTGCCCTCGATCATCCTGACGCTGGGCATGTCGTTCGTGTGGCTGGGGATCGGACTGCAGATCCGGCCGACGCCCGGCGGTCAGACCCCCGACTGGCTCTCGGCGCTGTCGACCTGGCGGCCGACCTGGTTCCCGGCACCGCTCATCTTCATCGCCGCGGCCACGGTCCTGGGATGGTGGATCACGCGACGCTCCCTCGCCGGGGCCCGCATGCGCGCGCTCGGCTCGCAGGCCGCGACGCTCGAGAAGACGGGCGCCTCGCTCGTCGCCACCCGCGCGACGGCATACGTCGCCGCGGCCGCGCTCCTCGTCGTCTCGGGCCTGCTCCTCGCCTCGCAGACCTGGTCGGGCGACATCAACGCCGCCGGCGAGTACACCCTCATGACGATCGCCGCGGTGATCCTCGGCGGGGGAACCTTCTCGGGCGGCCGGGCCCTGCCGATCGGTACGACGCTCGGCGCGATCACCCTCGGCCTCATCACCGTGCTGCTCAGCCTCATCAACCTCCCGTCCGCCCTGCAATCGGCCGCACAAGGCGTCATCGTCATCGCCGTGCTCGCGGGCCGCATGATCACCGAGAGGATCGCGCGATGACCTCCGCCTCCATCCCGCTCCCGGCGCTCCGCCGCGGCCCCGTCTGGCCCGCCTGGGGGTGGTCGCTCCTCGGCGTCCTCGCCGTGTGGGCGGTCATCATCGCTGTGCGCCCCGGGTCGCCCCTCGATCCCATGGCCCAGGCCCTTTCGCTCGCGCCGTTCCTCGTGCTCGTCGCCCTCGGGCAGATGCTGGTGATCACCCTCGGCCCGGGCAACATCGACGTCTCCGTCGGCACCGTCATCTCGATGGCCTCCTACGTCTCGGTCGGCGTGGGCGCCACGGCGGGGCCGGTGATCGGGCTCGCCGCCGGGGTCGGCTCCGGGCTCGCCGCCGGCGCGGTCAGCGCGGCCGCCATCCTGCTCCTGCGGGTGCCGCCAATCATCGCGACGCTCGCGACGAGCCTCGTCGTCACCTCTGCGACGCTCCTGCTGGCGGATGCCGCACGCGCCGGCGCCGACGCGGGCCTGCGGGCCTTCGTCACGGCCAAGGCTCTCGGCATCCCCGTCATCGCGCTCGTCGTCGCGGCCATGACCGTGATCGTCTGGCTCGCCCTCACGCGGACCCGCGTCGGCGTGGCGGTCATCGCCGTCGGCCAGAGTGTTCGCGCCGCCGAGCGCGCCGGTCTGCCGGTGGCCGGGGTGACGGTCACGGCCTACCTCGTCTCGGCGGGCCTGGCGGGGCTCGTCGGCGGCCTGCTCGCCGCCTTCATCTCCCCCAGCACGGTGCTCGGCAGCTCGTACATGCTCGACTCGATCGCCGTCGTCGTGATCGGCGGCACCCTCATCTCCGGCGGTCGCCCCGTGCCGGCCGGCGCCTGGACGGGCGCCCTCTTCTTCGTGCTGCTGTCGGGACTGCTCAACCTCGTGGGGTGGTCGATCGGCGCTCAGAACGTGCTCAAGGGCGTGCTCGTCGTCCTCGTCGTCGTGATCGCCTCGGCCGCCACCGGAACCGGCCGCAGCTCTCTGCACCGGCTGCGGGTGAGCCTGCGTCGCCCCGCCTCCGTTCCCTCGGCCCGACGCGCCGACACCGACCCCATCCCGAAGAACAAGGAGAACATCCATGGCTGACCTCGACGACCTGCGTGAGGGAACCGACTACTCCGGCCCCGCCGTGGCCGGAACCGGCTACCCCATCAAGGGCCAAGCAGGCCAGGACTGGGGGATGCGCGCGCGACTGTCGCGCGTGTTCGACCCCCGCGACGGCAAGACCGTGATGCTCGCATTCGATCACGGCTACTTCCAGGGCCCGACCTCCGGCCTCGAGCGGCTCGACCGCTCGATCCTGCCGCTGGTTCCCCAGGCGGACGCTCTGATGTGCACGCGCGGAGCCCTGCGCACGACCATCCCGCCGCACTCGTCGAAGGGCATCGTGCTGCGCGCCTCCGGCGGTCCCAGCGTGCTCAAGGAGCTCTCCGACGAAGAGATCGCCGTCTCGATCGACGACGCCATACGACTGGATGCCGCGGCCCTGGCCGTGCAGGTCTTCATCGGCGGCGACAACGAGACGAAGTCGGTGCGCAACATGACCACGCTCGTCGACGCGGGCCAGGCCACCGGCATCCCGGTGCTGGCCGTCACCGCGGTCGGTCGCGACATGGTGCGCGATGCCCGCTACTTCCGGCTCGCCACCCGGATCAGCGCCGAGCTCGGCGCGGCGTTCGTGAAGACCTACTACGTCGAGGAGGGCTTCGAGACGATCACCAGTGCGTGCCCCGTCCCGATCGTCATCGCCGGCGGCAAGAAGGTCGAGGAGCGTGAGGCCCTGCGTGTGGCGTCGCGCGCCATGGCGGAAGGCGCGGCGGGCGTCGACATGGGACGCAACGTGTTCCAGTCGGAGCACCCGGCCGCCATGCTCGCGGCCGTCCGGGGGGTCGTGCACGACGGCCTCAGCGCCGACGACGCTTTCGACCTGTTCCAGACCCTCTCCCACTGAACCGTCTCGGGGCGCCCGCGGGCGCCCCGAGACCCGAAGGATGCAGCATGCCCTCGCTTCGTACCCATGCCGAGCCCACCTCGGCCGACGTCGTCGTCATCGGCGCCGGGATCAACGGCCTCGCCATCGCCCGTGAGGCCGCGAGCCGTGGCCTCCACGTCGTCGTCATCGACCGCGACGACATCGCCGCCCGCACCTCGGCGATCTCGACCCGTCTCATCCACGGCGGCCTGAAGTACCTCGAGCGCGTGGAGATCCCGCTTGTGCTCGAATCGATCCGCGAGCGCAACATCCTGCTGCGCACCGCACCGCATCTCGTGCGCCCCTACCCCATGCTCATCCCGTTCTCGCGAGGCGCCTCGCGGCCGGGCTGGCTGCTCTCGTGCGGCCTGCTGCTGCACGACATCCTGTCGTTCGGCAAGAAGCTGCCGCGCAACCGCATCGTCTTCTCGCGGCGCCTGTCGCGCGAGTGGCCGTCGGTCGCTGCGGGCGGCGTGAAGTGGGGTGGCCTGTTCCAGGACGCGCACGTGCCGGTGACCGAGCGCTTCGGCATCGAGCTCGCGATCGATGCGGCCAACCACGGCGCCACGGTGCTCACCCACACCCCCGTCACCGACCTGATCCGCGAGAAGGGACGCATCGCGGGCGTGCGTTACCTCGACCGTGAGGACGGTCGCGAGCGGACGCTGCGCGCCCCGGTCGTCGTCAACTGCGCCGGCCCGTGGGTCGACGCGATCCTCGATCTGCAGGGCGAGCACCCGCGCCGCATCGGCCCGACGAAGGGAAGCCACCTCGTCGTCGACGCGTTCCCCGGCGCGCCCGACACCTGCATCTTCTTCGAGTCACCCGATGACAACAGGCCCATGTTCGTCCTGCCGTGGTGGGACGGAAAGTACATGATCGGCACGACCGATCTGCCCTACG
It contains:
- a CDS encoding ABC transporter permease → MTTDVLSPPTAPQRLRASAVNGSPALLALVALIAIFAVTAVLQPGILSVPGLTLMLMSSVPLVLAAQAQMIMMAVGDIDLSVGYLVGLITVIAATLLRETPALAIAMIAGILVVYALLAWVVQRRGVPSIILTLGMSFVWLGIGLQIRPTPGGQTPDWLSALSTWRPTWFPAPLIFIAAATVLGWWITRRSLAGARMRALGSQAATLEKTGASLVATRATAYVAAAALLVVSGLLLASQTWSGDINAAGEYTLMTIAAVILGGGTFSGGRALPIGTTLGAITLGLITVLLSLINLPSALQSAAQGVIVIAVLAGRMITERIAR
- a CDS encoding ABC transporter permease — translated: MTSASIPLPALRRGPVWPAWGWSLLGVLAVWAVIIAVRPGSPLDPMAQALSLAPFLVLVALGQMLVITLGPGNIDVSVGTVISMASYVSVGVGATAGPVIGLAAGVGSGLAAGAVSAAAILLLRVPPIIATLATSLVVTSATLLLADAARAGADAGLRAFVTAKALGIPVIALVVAAMTVIVWLALTRTRVGVAVIAVGQSVRAAERAGLPVAGVTVTAYLVSAGLAGLVGGLLAAFISPSTVLGSSYMLDSIAVVVIGGTLISGGRPVPAGAWTGALFFVLLSGLLNLVGWSIGAQNVLKGVLVVLVVVIASAATGTGRSSLHRLRVSLRRPASVPSARRADTDPIPKNKENIHG
- the lsrF gene encoding 3-hydroxy-5-phosphonooxypentane-2,4-dione thiolase: MADLDDLREGTDYSGPAVAGTGYPIKGQAGQDWGMRARLSRVFDPRDGKTVMLAFDHGYFQGPTSGLERLDRSILPLVPQADALMCTRGALRTTIPPHSSKGIVLRASGGPSVLKELSDEEIAVSIDDAIRLDAAALAVQVFIGGDNETKSVRNMTTLVDAGQATGIPVLAVTAVGRDMVRDARYFRLATRISAELGAAFVKTYYVEEGFETITSACPVPIVIAGGKKVEEREALRVASRAMAEGAAGVDMGRNVFQSEHPAAMLAAVRGVVHDGLSADDAFDLFQTLSH
- a CDS encoding glycerol-3-phosphate dehydrogenase/oxidase, which gives rise to MPSLRTHAEPTSADVVVIGAGINGLAIAREAASRGLHVVVIDRDDIAARTSAISTRLIHGGLKYLERVEIPLVLESIRERNILLRTAPHLVRPYPMLIPFSRGASRPGWLLSCGLLLHDILSFGKKLPRNRIVFSRRLSREWPSVAAGGVKWGGLFQDAHVPVTERFGIELAIDAANHGATVLTHTPVTDLIREKGRIAGVRYLDREDGRERTLRAPVVVNCAGPWVDAILDLQGEHPRRIGPTKGSHLVVDAFPGAPDTCIFFESPDDNRPMFVLPWWDGKYMIGTTDLPYDGSIDEIVVDDDEVDYLLRAVNDLIPGAGLRRDAVLWSFSGVRPLPYVADLSDPASVSRDSEIVVHTGDAAGLLTVIGGKYTTHRALGEQALRRIETALGLGHRRSATRTARFPGAPAGDHARFITDSVTRSTLPERSARRLADLYGTLSRPIEMLAASDPSLAEVIEDESGAIAAEVVYAVREEGAHTLEDVLIRRTAIALNSDVGLGCAARAADVLVAHGDWSAERAEAELARYREAARRFAPRTLRPAPAQPTAA